Proteins encoded in a region of the Rutidosis leptorrhynchoides isolate AG116_Rl617_1_P2 chromosome 9, CSIRO_AGI_Rlap_v1, whole genome shotgun sequence genome:
- the LOC139869002 gene encoding uncharacterized protein: MDLQKAGENRLVQLNELDELRLDAYENSFSYKEKTKRWHDARLRERKEFEPGQKFLLYNSRFKFSPRKLRSRWSGPFVVKQAFPAGHVELIGRDGEHFKVNGHRLKLYYEGFNETDKEDLTFYSEET; encoded by the coding sequence ATGGATCTTCAAAAGGCGGGTGAAAATAGGCTCGTGCAGCTAAATGAGTTAGATGAATTAAGGTTAGATGCATACGAGAATTCCTTTtcgtataaggagaaaactaaACGTTGGCATGATGCCCGTTTGCGAGAAAGAAAGGAGTTTGAACCTGGTCAAAAATTCTTACTTTATAATTCACGGTTCAAATTTTCGCCGAGAAAACTTAGGTCCcgatggtccggtccattcgtggtCAAACAAGCTTTTCCGGCAGGTCATGTTGAGTTAATTGGAAGGGATGGGGAACATTTCAAGGTAAATGGTCATCGGTTGAAGTTATACTATGAGGGATTCAATGAAACTGATAAGGAGGACCTTACCTTTTACTCGGAGGAAACGTGA